The Streptomyces laurentii genome contains a region encoding:
- a CDS encoding hypothetical protein (identified by MetaGeneAnnotator; putative;~sequence version:1), with translation MVADASGDHSTAKLWALLGGIASLLSILTWLGASNAAELKNLLSESSPPGSPSASTPGIARPPVHLPGDSGGSGGSGDSGSSRGSGASDTSETPDAGRGSDDKPDPGPTTPPPDPTEEAFKARSPGDCLPLYDTGRGGDTRIAWNVNVPPAPVSCSDARALVRVTATDTTCPTGDGKSYWSYQSVTTGTTRTLCLSRIYHAYYCLLGRQSGESISLGPMTAVACRREPVPVPYNQIMHITGVYRAPAGATAANCRQSAGDRTRYWAWLMDDGATLLCTTIYQGG, from the coding sequence ATGGTGGCAGACGCATCCGGTGATCACTCCACTGCCAAGCTGTGGGCACTGCTCGGGGGAATCGCCTCCCTGCTGTCGATCCTGACCTGGCTGGGCGCGAGCAACGCGGCGGAACTGAAGAACCTGTTGTCCGAATCGTCCCCGCCCGGTTCCCCTTCGGCGTCGACCCCGGGCATTGCTCGGCCGCCCGTCCACCTCCCCGGTGACTCGGGAGGCTCAGGCGGCTCGGGGGACTCCGGAAGCTCCCGTGGCTCCGGCGCCTCCGACACGTCCGAGACCCCCGACGCCGGCCGGGGGAGCGACGACAAGCCCGACCCTGGGCCGACGACACCCCCTCCTGACCCCACCGAAGAGGCTTTCAAAGCCCGCTCGCCCGGCGACTGCCTGCCGCTCTACGACACGGGACGCGGCGGCGACACCCGCATCGCCTGGAACGTCAACGTTCCGCCGGCCCCCGTGTCCTGCTCCGACGCGCGGGCGCTGGTACGGGTGACCGCCACCGACACGACCTGCCCCACCGGCGACGGGAAGTCGTACTGGAGCTACCAGTCGGTCACCACCGGCACCACCAGGACGCTCTGCCTCTCCCGTATCTACCACGCGTACTACTGCCTGCTCGGCCGGCAGTCCGGCGAGTCGATCTCCCTCGGACCGATGACGGCCGTGGCCTGCCGGCGCGAGCCGGTGCCCGTCCCGTACAACCAGATCATGCACATCACGGGCGTCTACCGCGCCCCGGCGGGCGCCACCGCCGCCAACTGCCGCCAGTCGGCGGGCGACCGGACCCGCTACTGGGCCTGGCTGATGGACGACGGCGCCACGCTGCTGTGCACCACGATCTACCAGGGCGGCTGA
- a CDS encoding ABC-type sulfate transporter periplasmic binding protein (ABC transporter, substrate-binding protein, aliphatic sulfonates family; TIGR01728;~ABC-type sulfate transporter periplasmic binding protein [Streptomyces sp. C];~NMT1-like family; cl15260;~identified by MetaGeneAnnotator; putative), translated as MPAIPASPALTRTTRSAVRRGLASAAALPLLLGALASCGYGSQAGSSTNAGDSANAGKKAAAEGPKLSADTVRLGYFPNLTHATALVGDQEGIFQKELGGTTLKTTTFNAGPSEIEALNAGSLDIGFIGPSPTINGFTKSQGTSLRIVGGSASGGVKLVVNPAKIKTTADVKGKRIATPQLGNTQDVAFLNWASEQGWKVDPQSGKGDVSVVRTDNKVTPNAYSTGAIDGAWVPEPTASKLVSEGAKVLLDERDLWPDKQFVITHVIVSQKFLKEHPDVVEAVLRGSVKTNAWINANPEKAKTSANAKLKQLSGKPLSGEIIDGAWSSLRFTDDPLAATLRAQADHAVQAGLLQKPDLDGIYDLKPLDKVLKAAGAPAVSDAGLGVK; from the coding sequence GTGCCTGCCATCCCTGCCAGCCCCGCCCTCACGCGCACCACCCGATCCGCCGTACGCCGCGGTCTGGCCTCGGCCGCCGCCCTGCCCCTGCTGCTCGGGGCACTCGCCTCCTGCGGCTACGGATCGCAGGCCGGAAGCTCCACCAACGCGGGCGACTCCGCGAACGCCGGGAAGAAGGCGGCCGCCGAGGGGCCGAAGCTCTCGGCCGACACCGTACGGCTCGGATACTTCCCCAACCTGACCCACGCGACCGCCCTGGTCGGGGACCAGGAGGGCATCTTCCAGAAGGAGTTGGGCGGCACCACGCTGAAGACCACCACCTTCAACGCGGGCCCGTCCGAGATCGAGGCCCTGAACGCCGGCTCCCTCGACATCGGCTTCATCGGCCCCTCCCCCACCATCAACGGCTTCACCAAGTCGCAGGGCACCAGCCTGCGCATCGTGGGCGGTTCGGCGTCCGGCGGCGTGAAGCTGGTGGTGAACCCCGCGAAGATCAAGACGACGGCCGACGTCAAGGGCAAGCGGATCGCCACCCCGCAGCTCGGCAACACCCAGGACGTGGCCTTCCTCAACTGGGCGTCCGAGCAGGGCTGGAAGGTCGACCCGCAGAGCGGCAAGGGCGATGTCTCCGTGGTCCGCACCGACAACAAGGTGACACCGAACGCCTACTCCACCGGCGCCATCGACGGCGCGTGGGTGCCGGAGCCGACCGCGTCGAAGCTCGTCTCGGAGGGCGCGAAGGTGCTGCTCGACGAGCGGGACCTGTGGCCGGACAAGCAGTTCGTCATCACCCACGTCATCGTGTCCCAGAAGTTCCTCAAGGAGCACCCGGACGTCGTGGAGGCGGTGCTGCGCGGCTCGGTGAAGACCAACGCGTGGATCAACGCCAACCCGGAGAAGGCGAAGACCTCGGCCAACGCCAAGCTGAAGCAGCTCAGCGGCAAGCCGCTGTCCGGCGAGATCATCGACGGCGCCTGGTCCTCGCTGCGCTTCACCGACGACCCGCTGGCCGCGACGCTCCGCGCGCAGGCCGACCACGCGGTGCAGGCCGGTCTGCTCCAGAAGCCCGACCTCGACGGGATCTACGACCTGAAGCCGCTCGACAAGGTCCTCAAGGCCGCGGGCGCGCCCGCGGTGTCCGACGCCGGTCTCGGTGTGAAGTAG
- a CDS encoding nodulation ABC transporter nodI (ABC transporter signature motif;~ABC-type nitrate/sulfonate/bicarbonate transport system, ATPase component [Inorganicion transport and metabolism]; COG1116;~ATP binding site [chemical binding];~D-loop;~H-loop/switch region;~NrtD and SsuB are the ATP-binding subunits of the bacterial ABC-type nitrate and sulfonate transport systems, respectively. ABC transporters are a large family of proteins involved in the transport of a wide variety of different compounds, like sugars; cd03293;~Q-loop/lid;~Walker A/P-loop;~Walker B;~identified by MetaGeneAnnotator; putative;~nodulation ABC transporter NodI [Streptomyces sp. C]), with amino-acid sequence MTATSTLAKTKTKTKSNAKSSTTTDGNTGAEDHVVGATGHAARLRHVSKSFGGPAGGQLVLDDISLDVAPGEFVTLLGASGCGKSTLLNLVAGLDRPTAGSIDTPGGRPALMFQEHALFPWLTAGKNIELALRLRGTPKPERRPEAERLLSLVRLDGAYGKRVHELSGGMRQRVALARALAQDSDLLLMDEPFAALDAITRDVLHDELTRIWRETRLSVLFVTHNVREAVRLAERVVLLSSRPGRIAREWHIDIPQPRRIEDAAVAELSVEITEHLRGEIRRHGQH; translated from the coding sequence ATGACCGCGACCAGCACGCTCGCCAAGACCAAGACCAAGACCAAGAGCAACGCCAAGAGCAGCACCACGACCGACGGCAACACCGGGGCCGAGGATCACGTCGTCGGCGCGACCGGTCACGCCGCGCGTCTCCGGCACGTCTCGAAGTCCTTCGGCGGCCCCGCCGGCGGCCAGCTCGTCCTCGACGACATCTCGCTCGATGTCGCGCCGGGCGAGTTCGTGACCCTCCTGGGGGCCTCGGGCTGCGGCAAGTCCACCCTGCTCAACCTGGTCGCCGGCCTCGACCGGCCGACCGCGGGCAGCATCGACACCCCGGGCGGGCGGCCCGCCCTGATGTTCCAGGAACACGCCCTGTTCCCCTGGCTGACGGCCGGAAAGAACATCGAACTGGCCCTGAGACTCCGGGGGACGCCGAAGCCGGAGCGCCGCCCGGAGGCCGAGCGGCTGCTCTCGCTGGTACGGCTCGACGGCGCGTACGGCAAGCGGGTGCACGAACTGTCCGGCGGCATGCGCCAGCGGGTGGCGCTGGCCCGCGCGCTCGCCCAGGACAGCGATCTGCTGCTGATGGACGAGCCGTTCGCCGCGCTCGACGCGATCACCCGGGACGTCCTGCACGACGAGCTGACCCGGATCTGGCGCGAGACCCGGCTGTCGGTGCTGTTCGTGACCCACAACGTGCGCGAGGCGGTACGGCTCGCCGAGCGGGTCGTCCTGCTGTCCTCCCGGCCCGGCCGGATCGCCCGGGAGTGGCACATCGACATCCCGCAGCCGCGCCGTATCGAGGACGCCGCCGTGGCGGAACTGTCCGTCGAGATCACCGAACACCTGCGTGGGGAGATCCGCCGCCATGGCCAGCACTGA
- a CDS encoding hypothetical protein (Sirohydrochlorin cobalt chelatase (CbiX) and sirohydrochlorin iron chelatase (SirB), C-terminal domain. SirB catalyzes the ferro-chelation of sirohydrochlorin to siroheme, the prosthetic group of sulfite and nitrite reductases. CbiX isa cobaltochelatase; cd03414;~Sirohydrochlorin cobalt chelatase (CbiX) and sirohydrochlorin iron chelatase (SirB), N-terminal domain. SirB catalyzes the ferro-chelation of sirohydrochlorin to siroheme, the prosthetic group of sulfite and nitrite reductases. CbiX isa cobaltochelatase; cd03416;~Sirohydrochlorin ferrochelatase [Inorganic ion transportand metabolism];~identified by MetaGeneAnnotator; putative;~putative active site [active];~secreted protein [Streptomyces griseoflavus Tu4000]), producing the protein MDTPVLLVLAHGSRDPRHAATVRSLVRRAALLRPGLRVETAFLDFDLPSAPATLDRLAAEGVRDVVALPLLLTRAFHAKADIPAVLRAAPPALRVRRAAVLGPSPLLLAAVERRLYEAGLTPADKSSTGVVLASAGSSDPEAIAVIAETARELRRTGWCSVRPAFASAPLPRTGDAVRALRTEPGVRRVAVAPYVIAPGRLPDRIAAGAREAGAEVLADVLGPCPELARLLVERYEAAAGARERDLVAAG; encoded by the coding sequence ATGGACACCCCGGTCCTCCTCGTCCTCGCCCACGGCAGCCGCGATCCGCGGCACGCGGCGACCGTCCGGTCGCTCGTGCGCCGCGCCGCGCTGCTGCGGCCGGGGCTGCGGGTGGAGACCGCGTTCCTGGACTTCGACCTGCCGTCCGCGCCGGCGACGCTGGACCGGCTCGCGGCCGAGGGCGTACGGGACGTGGTGGCGCTGCCGCTGCTGCTGACCCGCGCCTTCCACGCGAAGGCCGACATCCCCGCCGTCCTCCGCGCGGCCCCGCCCGCGCTGCGGGTCCGGCGGGCGGCGGTGCTCGGCCCGTCGCCGCTGCTGCTCGCCGCAGTGGAACGGCGGTTGTACGAGGCGGGGTTGACGCCCGCCGACAAGAGCTCGACCGGGGTCGTCCTGGCCTCGGCGGGCTCCTCCGACCCGGAGGCGATCGCGGTGATCGCAGAAACGGCGCGGGAGCTGCGGCGCACCGGTTGGTGCTCCGTGCGGCCCGCGTTCGCCTCCGCACCTCTTCCCCGTACGGGGGACGCCGTACGGGCCCTGCGCACCGAACCGGGGGTGCGGCGGGTGGCGGTCGCCCCGTACGTGATCGCCCCCGGCCGCCTCCCGGACCGGATCGCGGCCGGCGCCCGGGAGGCCGGCGCCGAGGTGCTCGCCGACGTCCTCGGCCCGTGCCCCGAACTGGCCCGTCTGCTCGTCGAGCGGTACGAGGCGGCGGCCGGGGCACGGGAGCGGGACCTGGTGGCGGCCGGCTGA
- a CDS encoding adenylylsulfate kinase (Adenosine 5'-phosphosulfate kinase (APSK) catalyzes the phosphorylation of adenosine 5'-phosphosulfate to form 3'-phosphoadenosine 5'-phosphosulfate (PAPS). The end-product PAPS isa biologically 'activated' sulfate form...; cd02027;~adenylylsulfate kinase [Streptomyces davawensis JCM4913];~identified by MetaGeneAnnotator; putative;~ligand-binding site [chemical binding]): MTAIQEDLDVRSEAREVQETDVTTGTTIWLTGLPSAGKTTIAYELAGRLRAEGRRVEVLDGDEIREFLSAGLGFSRADRNTNVQRVGFVAELLASHGVTVLVPVIAPYADSREAVRARHEAAGTPYVEVHVATPVEVCSERDVKGLYAKQAAGEISGLTGVDDPYEEPKSPDLRIESQHQTVEDSAAAVHALLTGKGLS, encoded by the coding sequence ATGACGGCGATCCAGGAAGACCTCGACGTCCGGTCCGAAGCCCGGGAAGTTCAGGAGACAGACGTGACGACGGGCACCACCATCTGGCTGACCGGCCTGCCCAGCGCCGGCAAGACCACCATCGCCTACGAACTGGCCGGGCGGCTCCGCGCGGAGGGCCGGCGGGTCGAGGTCCTCGACGGGGACGAGATCCGCGAGTTCCTCTCGGCGGGCCTCGGGTTCTCCCGCGCGGACCGGAACACCAACGTCCAGCGCGTCGGGTTCGTGGCGGAGTTGCTCGCCTCGCACGGGGTGACGGTGCTGGTGCCCGTCATCGCCCCGTACGCCGACAGCCGCGAGGCGGTCCGCGCGCGCCACGAGGCCGCCGGCACGCCGTACGTCGAGGTCCACGTGGCCACTCCGGTCGAGGTCTGCTCGGAGCGCGACGTGAAGGGTCTGTACGCCAAGCAGGCGGCGGGCGAGATCAGCGGGCTGACCGGGGTCGACGACCCGTACGAGGAGCCGAAGAGCCCCGACCTGCGGATCGAGTCCCAGCACCAGACCGTCGAGGACTCGGCGGCCGCGGTGCATGCGCTGCTCACCGGGAAGGGGCTGTCATGA
- a CDS encoding sulfate adenylyltransferase subunit 2 (Active Sites [active];~Sulfate adenylyltransferase subunit 2 [Streptomyces davawensis JCM4913];~This domain is foundin phosphoadenosine phosphosulphate (PAPS) reductase enzymes or PAPS sulphotransferase. PAPS reductase is part of the adenine nucleotide alpha hydrolases superfamily also including N type ATP PPases and ATP sulphurylases. A highly...; cd01713;~identified by MetaGeneAnnotator; putative;~sulfate adenylyltransferase, small subunit; TIGR02039), which yields MTTVAHTHDTTGSPFALSHLDSLESEAVHIFREVAGEFERPVILFSGGKDSIVMLHLALKAFAPAPVPFTLLHVDTGHNFPEVLEYRDRVVAAHGLRLRVASVQDYIDAGTLRERPDGTRNPLQTVPLTDAIREHRFDAVFGGGRRDEEKARAKERVFSLRDEFSQWDPRRQRPELWQLYNGRHAPGEHVRVFPLSNWTELDVWQYIQRERIELPEIYFAHEREVFLRHGMWLTAGDWGGPKESETPEKRLIRYRTVGDMSCTGAVDSDAATLDAVIAEIAASRLTERGATRADDKLSEAAMEDRKREGYF from the coding sequence ATGACGACCGTCGCCCACACACACGACACCACCGGCAGCCCGTTCGCGCTGTCGCACCTCGACTCGCTGGAGTCGGAGGCCGTCCACATCTTCCGTGAGGTGGCGGGGGAGTTCGAGCGGCCGGTGATCCTGTTCTCCGGCGGCAAGGACTCCATCGTCATGCTGCATCTGGCACTGAAGGCGTTCGCGCCCGCTCCGGTGCCGTTCACGCTGCTGCACGTGGACACCGGACACAACTTCCCGGAAGTCCTGGAGTACCGGGATCGTGTGGTGGCGGCACACGGGCTGCGCCTCCGTGTGGCCTCCGTACAGGACTACATCGACGCGGGCACCCTGCGCGAGCGCCCGGACGGCACCCGCAACCCGCTGCAGACAGTGCCGCTGACGGACGCGATCCGGGAGCACCGTTTCGACGCCGTGTTCGGCGGCGGGCGGCGCGACGAGGAGAAGGCCCGCGCCAAGGAACGGGTGTTCAGCCTCCGCGACGAGTTCTCGCAGTGGGACCCGCGCCGCCAGCGGCCCGAGCTGTGGCAGCTCTACAACGGGCGCCACGCGCCCGGCGAGCACGTCCGCGTCTTCCCGCTGTCCAACTGGACCGAACTGGACGTCTGGCAGTACATCCAGCGCGAGCGGATCGAGCTTCCGGAGATCTACTTCGCCCACGAGCGCGAGGTGTTCCTCCGTCACGGCATGTGGCTGACGGCCGGCGACTGGGGCGGCCCGAAGGAGTCCGAGACGCCGGAGAAGCGGCTGATCCGCTACCGCACGGTCGGCGACATGTCCTGCACCGGCGCCGTCGACTCCGACGCCGCCACGCTCGACGCCGTGATCGCCGAGATCGCCGCGTCCCGGCTGACCGAACGGGGCGCCACCCGGGCGGACGACAAGCTGTCCGAGGCCGCGATGGAAGACCGCAAGCGCGAGGGGTACTTCTAG
- a CDS encoding transport system integral membrane protein (ABC-ATPase subunit interface;~ABC-type nitrate/sulfonate/bicarbonate transport system, permeasecomponent [Inorganicion transport and metabolism]; COG0600;~Transmembrane subunit (TM) foundin Periplasmic Binding Protein (PBP)-dependent ATP-Binding Cassette (ABC) transporters which generally bind type 2 PBPs. These types of transporters consist of a PBP, two TMs, and two cytoplasmic ABC ATPase subunits, and...; cd06261;~conserved gate region;~dimer interface [polypeptide binding];~identified by MetaGeneAnnotator; putative;~putative PBP binding loops;~transport system integral membrane protein [Streptomyces davawensis JCM4913]), which yields MASTDTTTGPGGTTGSATEAKAVSGTGTLSEPESVSESAAASEVGSGSGAGSPSGSGRGSDDLAGLEAGLDALDSVQVRHVPVREILVRKVLPPVVAVAVVLAVWQLLVSAQVAEAGKLPSPGAVWDSLTTMWLEGTLFGVLWTSVSRALLGFLLALAIGTPLGLLVARVKPVRAAIGPILSGLQSLPSVAWVAPAVLWLGLDDSMMYAVILLGAVPSIANGLVAGVDQVPPLFLRAGRTLGATGLKGAWHIVMPAALPGYLAGLKQGWAFSWRSLMAAEIIASSPDLGLGLGQLLENGRNNFDMPGIFLAILLILLVGIAVDLLVFSPLERTVLRRRGLLVRG from the coding sequence ATGGCCAGCACTGACACGACGACCGGCCCCGGGGGCACCACCGGGTCCGCGACCGAGGCCAAGGCCGTTTCCGGGACGGGGACTCTGTCCGAGCCCGAATCCGTCTCCGAGTCCGCGGCCGCGTCGGAGGTGGGGTCGGGATCGGGGGCCGGATCCCCGTCCGGCTCCGGTCGCGGGTCCGACGATCTGGCGGGCCTGGAGGCCGGACTCGACGCCCTGGACAGCGTCCAGGTCCGTCACGTACCGGTCCGCGAGATCCTGGTGCGCAAGGTGCTGCCGCCGGTCGTCGCCGTCGCCGTCGTCCTGGCGGTGTGGCAGCTGCTGGTGTCCGCGCAGGTCGCCGAGGCGGGCAAGCTGCCCTCGCCGGGCGCGGTGTGGGACAGCCTCACCACCATGTGGCTGGAGGGCACGCTGTTCGGCGTGCTGTGGACGAGCGTGTCCCGGGCCCTGCTCGGCTTCCTGCTCGCCCTCGCGATCGGCACCCCGCTGGGTCTCCTCGTGGCGCGGGTGAAGCCCGTCCGGGCGGCGATCGGCCCGATCCTCTCCGGCCTGCAGTCGCTGCCCTCGGTCGCCTGGGTGGCGCCGGCGGTGCTGTGGCTGGGCCTCGACGACAGCATGATGTACGCGGTGATCCTGCTCGGCGCGGTCCCGTCGATCGCCAACGGCCTGGTGGCGGGCGTCGACCAGGTACCGCCACTGTTCCTGCGGGCCGGCCGGACGCTCGGCGCGACCGGCCTGAAGGGCGCCTGGCACATCGTGATGCCGGCGGCGCTCCCCGGCTATCTGGCGGGCCTCAAGCAGGGCTGGGCGTTCTCGTGGCGTTCGCTGATGGCGGCGGAGATCATCGCGTCCTCCCCCGACCTCGGGCTCGGCCTCGGCCAGCTCCTGGAGAACGGCCGGAACAACTTCGACATGCCGGGGATCTTCCTCGCCATCCTGCTGATCCTGCTCGTCGGCATCGCCGTCGACCTGCTGGTCTTCAGCCCGCTGGAGCGCACGGTGCTGCGCCGCCGCGGCCTGCTGGTGCGGGGCTGA
- a CDS encoding bifunctional enzyme cysN/cysC (Bifunctional enzyme CysN/CysC [Streptomyces davawensis JCM4913];~CysD dimerization site [polypeptide binding];~CysN, together with protein CysD, forms the ATP sulfurylase (ATPS) complex; cd04166;~CysN_NodQ_II: This subfamily represents the domain II of the large subunit of ATP sulfurylase (ATPS): CysN or the N-terminal portion of NodQ, found mainly in proteobacteria and homologous to the domain II of EF-Tu. Escherichia coli ATPS consists of CysN...; cd03695;~G1 box;~G2 box;~G3 box;~G4 box;~G5 box;~GTP/Mg2+ binding site [chemical binding];~GTPases - Sulfate adenylate transferase subunit 1 [Inorganicion transport andmetabolism]; COG2895;~Switch I region;~Switch II region;~TCysN_NoDQ_II: This subfamily represents the domain II of the large subunit of ATP sulfurylase (ATPS): CysN or the N-terminal portion of NodQ, found mainly in proteobacteria and homologous to the domain II of EF-Tu. Escherichia coli ATPS consists of CysN...; cd04095;~identified by MetaGeneAnnotator; putative;~putative GEF interaction site [polypeptide binding]): MTTSTEQPPAAEQAATTLLRFATAGSVDDGKSTLVGRLLHDSKSVLTDQLEAVEHASRSRGQEAPDLALLTDGLRAEREQGITIDVAYRYFATARRRFILADTPGHVQYTRNMVTGASTAELAVVLVDARNGVVEQTRRHAAVAALLRVPHVVLAVNKMDLVGYQESVFAAIAEEFTAYATELGVPEITAIPISALVGDNVVEPSAHMDWYGGPTVLEHLESVPVSHDLTACHARFPVQYVIRPQTAEHPDYRGYAGQIAAGVFRVGDRVAVLPSGRTSEITAIDALGESVDIAWAPQSVTIRLADDIDISRGDLLAPAADAPPTSQDVEATVCHVADRPLTVGQRVLLKHATRTVKAIVKEIPSRLTLDDLSQHPEPGRLVANDIGRVTVRTAEPLALDAYADSRRTGSFLLIDPADGTTLAAGMAGESFASTAPAPAPAAAADDEEGWDF, translated from the coding sequence ATGACCACGTCCACCGAACAGCCCCCGGCCGCCGAGCAGGCCGCCACCACCCTGCTGCGCTTCGCGACCGCCGGTTCCGTCGACGACGGCAAGTCCACGCTGGTGGGCCGGCTCCTTCACGACTCCAAGTCGGTGCTGACCGACCAGCTGGAGGCCGTGGAGCACGCCTCGCGCTCGCGCGGCCAGGAGGCGCCGGACCTGGCGCTGCTGACCGACGGCCTGCGGGCCGAGCGCGAGCAGGGCATCACCATCGACGTGGCGTACCGCTACTTCGCCACCGCCCGCCGCCGGTTCATCCTGGCCGACACCCCGGGGCACGTGCAGTACACCCGGAACATGGTGACCGGCGCTTCCACCGCCGAGCTGGCCGTGGTCCTCGTCGACGCCCGCAACGGCGTCGTCGAGCAGACCCGCCGGCACGCCGCCGTCGCCGCGCTGCTCCGCGTCCCGCACGTGGTCCTCGCCGTGAACAAGATGGACCTGGTCGGCTACCAGGAGTCCGTCTTCGCCGCGATCGCCGAGGAGTTCACGGCGTACGCGACCGAGCTGGGCGTCCCGGAGATCACCGCGATCCCGATCTCGGCGCTCGTCGGCGACAACGTCGTGGAGCCGTCCGCCCACATGGACTGGTACGGCGGTCCGACCGTCCTGGAGCACCTGGAGAGCGTGCCGGTCAGCCATGACCTGACGGCCTGCCACGCCCGCTTCCCGGTGCAGTACGTGATCCGACCGCAGACCGCCGAACACCCCGACTACCGCGGCTACGCGGGCCAGATCGCCGCCGGTGTGTTCCGGGTCGGCGACCGGGTCGCCGTCCTGCCGTCCGGCCGGACCTCCGAGATCACCGCGATCGACGCGCTCGGCGAGTCCGTGGACATCGCCTGGGCCCCGCAGTCGGTCACGATCCGGCTCGCGGACGACATCGACATCTCCCGCGGCGACCTGCTCGCCCCGGCCGCCGACGCCCCGCCGACCAGCCAGGACGTCGAGGCGACCGTCTGCCATGTGGCGGACCGGCCGCTCACGGTGGGCCAGCGGGTGCTGCTCAAGCACGCCACCCGCACGGTCAAGGCGATCGTGAAGGAGATCCCGTCCCGGCTCACCCTGGACGACCTCTCCCAGCACCCCGAGCCGGGGCGGCTGGTCGCCAACGACATCGGCCGGGTGACGGTGCGGACCGCGGAGCCGCTGGCGCTCGACGCGTACGCCGACTCCCGCCGTACCGGATCGTTCCTGCTGATCGACCCGGCCGACGGCACCACCCTCGCCGCCGGCATGGCGGGCGAGTCCTTCGCCTCCACCGCCCCGGCGCCGGCCCCGGCGGCCGCGGCGGACGACGAGGAAGGCTGGGACTTCTGA